In Paenibacillus ihbetae, the following are encoded in one genomic region:
- a CDS encoding MarR family winged helix-turn-helix transcriptional regulator, whose protein sequence is MNNESNPTHQEANRGSKNLGRLILQLRRLERQPHTFGRAGKLTPSEIHTIDAIGYDGAILMSELASRLGVTKGAITQVVDRLEAKSLVTRSPHPHDSRSSIVSLSEDGKEAYRAHEAVHLEFYNQLRSQLSEQEIKIFEKSIEILNNMLSK, encoded by the coding sequence ATGAATAATGAATCCAATCCAACCCATCAGGAAGCGAACCGCGGCAGCAAGAACTTAGGCCGGCTGATCCTGCAGCTGAGACGCCTGGAGCGCCAGCCTCATACATTCGGCCGTGCAGGCAAATTAACGCCAAGCGAGATCCATACGATTGACGCCATCGGTTATGACGGAGCCATCCTCATGAGCGAGCTCGCCTCGCGGCTTGGCGTGACAAAGGGAGCCATCACGCAGGTGGTTGATCGGCTGGAAGCCAAATCGCTCGTGACCCGTTCCCCCCATCCTCATGATTCAAGAAGCTCGATCGTTTCGCTCAGCGAAGACGGAAAGGAGGCATATCGGGCCCACGAAGCCGTGCATCTCGAATTCTATAATCAGCTGAGATCGCAGCTTAGCGAGCAAGAAATAAAAATTTTTGAGAAGAGCATTGAGATATTAAATAATATGCTGAGCAAATAA
- a CDS encoding MFS transporter yields the protein MNLDTHPALIGTAKHRLWVLFSICTGAFLTHFTAGIVNVSLPSLTSVFQTDLDILQWITTAYLLAIAALLPIMGKLGDRYGHGLIHNMGYLIFAVSSLLIALSPNVLVLVSFRILQGIGAAMFQATNIALIQLYYPKEQRGRALGIMSSVVALGAMTGPLAGGLIAERLSWHWLFLIHLPIAAGAVALAYRFIPIQRPSGDSPSIDRVSALLFVAIIASMIYGLSSGNAQGWFSAIILSVFVGGGFVLALFLRRESRLPVPFLPLQVLRIPSVLSGLVTSCASFVLINAILVVMPFYLSHMTSYPPAYIGLIMTAYPLLFAISSPVSGHLSDRINPRLLMFIGLGCIVTGLAVFSYFLAYLTVPGLVAVLAWMGLGMGCLAAPNNGYIMRSVPFRYAGSIGGMIALTRNAGMALGAAVGLGMVTGHAGTEFSIADFERIFRINVIIGLCSCAALGYGAYIERRSKPISKQSEETGC from the coding sequence ATGAATCTTGATACCCATCCGGCTCTCATCGGAACAGCGAAACATCGATTGTGGGTCTTGTTTTCAATCTGTACTGGCGCATTTCTGACCCATTTTACTGCCGGCATTGTGAATGTATCGCTTCCTTCCCTTACATCGGTATTCCAAACGGATTTGGATATCCTGCAGTGGATTACGACGGCATACTTGCTTGCCATTGCGGCATTGCTGCCGATCATGGGGAAATTGGGCGACCGTTACGGGCATGGTCTCATTCATAATATGGGCTACTTGATCTTTGCCGTAAGCTCTCTTCTGATCGCCTTGTCTCCGAACGTTCTTGTCCTAGTCTCGTTTCGAATCCTCCAAGGGATTGGAGCCGCCATGTTTCAAGCAACCAATATTGCGCTGATCCAGCTTTATTATCCTAAAGAACAAAGAGGCCGCGCCCTCGGCATCATGAGTTCGGTCGTCGCCCTGGGAGCCATGACCGGCCCGCTCGCCGGCGGACTTATTGCCGAGCGGTTAAGCTGGCATTGGTTATTTCTGATACATCTGCCCATTGCAGCCGGAGCGGTTGCACTCGCTTACCGATTCATCCCCATTCAGCGTCCTAGCGGCGATTCGCCATCCATAGACCGAGTCAGCGCCTTGTTATTCGTTGCCATTATCGCATCGATGATTTATGGGTTATCCAGCGGGAATGCGCAGGGCTGGTTTTCTGCAATCATCCTTTCGGTTTTTGTCGGCGGCGGATTCGTGCTCGCTTTGTTCTTGCGGCGTGAATCGCGCCTGCCCGTCCCCTTTTTACCTTTGCAAGTTCTGCGCATCCCTTCGGTCTTATCGGGGCTAGTGACAAGCTGTGCCTCCTTTGTGCTGATTAATGCCATATTAGTGGTCATGCCTTTTTATTTGTCCCATATGACCTCATATCCTCCCGCGTATATCGGCTTGATCATGACGGCTTATCCCCTGCTGTTTGCCATATCAAGCCCGGTGTCCGGACATTTATCCGACCGAATCAATCCCCGGCTGCTCATGTTCATCGGGCTCGGGTGCATCGTAACTGGACTTGCGGTTTTTTCTTATTTTCTAGCTTACTTGACGGTCCCCGGCCTGGTAGCCGTACTTGCCTGGATGGGGCTGGGCATGGGCTGCCTGGCTGCGCCGAACAACGGTTACATCATGCGCAGCGTCCCCTTCCGGTATGCCGGTTCGATTGGAGGCATGATTGCACTGACACGAAATGCCGGAATGGCCCTCGGTGCGGCTGTAGGTCTCGGCATGGTAACCGGACATGCGGGAACGGAGTTTTCGATTGCAGATTTTGAACGGATTTTTAGAATCAACGTGATCATCGGCCTATGTTCCTGCGCTGCTTTGGGATATGGAGCGTACATAGAGCGCCGAAGCAAGCCTATTTCTAAACAATCGGAGGAAACAGGATGTTGA
- a CDS encoding choice-of-anchor I family protein, producing MKDRTMKAVSLFIAAELTMASLFSTGTVFADAGVDPSQTHNAQAQQAAAPMAADFGITETDYPEAYVNEPYSVMIDVYGGQAPYTYVAAGLPAGLSMNPDTGIIEGVPALGEEGAHSVEVTVADSSPVPFTARRAFTLQVLGLRQAPVSIADKLDMRMIGHYAVGTSNKDGGVAEIVKYNKENRKLYLVNGSTQPASLEIISLEANGSLVKDKGIDVQALAETDGFKYGDLTSVDVNTENKRVAIAVQELDHTKPGKVLVLDYEGALLETYETGVQPDMIKFTSDGRYILTADEGEPRTETAPDPEGSITIVDTVTHEVSHLKFDDPSVIDDTVHIRGSVGADGQIRSAGTKADAIRDLEPEYISLSEDETTAYVSLQENNAIAVVDLAAKTIRSVKGLGYKDFSKPEHALDLLKDGQIKFENVPFYGMYMPDGIATYSVGGQQFIVSANEGDATGWDERTNESKVGDMKALLDPSSPAAQFLADKGTTYDKVEVASDMGSDGLYMYGARSFSIWNADDMSQVYDSGSDFERITADRLPKYFNASNDKNEMDGRSSKKGPEPEYAAVGKVGAKTLAFIGLERIGGVMTYDVTNPSAPEFLNYFNTRDFEAGITSDSGPEGLEFIPASDSLTGRPLLLVANEVSGTVALLELQVTKITLDQASLKLTAGGAGVGLKAVVEASNGGSSELEWSSSDEAVAIVDASGTVTPLTPGEAVITVRSKDGYGSAEAKVTVTDGPADEEGWKLTIMHTNDTHAHLGDVARRATLVKQVREEGGNSLLLDAGDVFSGDLYFTKWFGLADLAFMNYMGYDAMTFGNHEFDQGTKALAEFVSKAQFPLVSANVDLSRDAAISHLLKPPAVIDAAQPKTTANSGVYPYVTMLVDGHKIGIFGLTTEDTAETSSPGKDVIFNEAAASAKSTVEAMEKDGLNIIIALSHLGYAKDKELAEAVEGIDLIVGGHTHTKLDAPEVVTDRRHETPTVIVQANEWGKYLGRVDLEFDEHGNVLTEEGKVDGKLLAVDASVEEDEQAKAMLAPYKAELDELMKQVIGTATVKLDGERQNVRSKETNLGNLIADGMLAKAKELKNADIALMNGGGIRASIDEGEITMGELRTVMPFGNTLFVLDLTGQQLKDGLENGISGAKLADLPGKFPQVAGMKFKWDPSALAGDRVYDIMIMKDGSYKPLVPTETYRMATNSFVANGGDGYKSFAEAIAEGKYNEDLGYPDYEIFMEHVSKLGGTVSPKVEGRITEQKKPANPGNGGGSTDPAPGSGSGGSGGSSNAPSVTPPSTGGEAAPSGVLEGNDLIIKEDGAVDRITLKEEAWNRAVTALSGEQQELVVRAPETNGAAELSIPAEWVNRAAAKSKQAKLVLETASGAIRLPIEALKGEGNVSLSVTPVDSAAVSAMSGKAASMGAKLAGNGGARIGAAVGPQGKEQPIKDFGKLPVSRILPLPAGKNPAAVTAAIYDEGAGVFRFVPAVQTIWHGQPAVEIKHAGSGIYTLLEYRKSFEDLNGHWARKEIEAMASRLLVNGVSPTSFAPGKEMSRAEFTALLVRAMGLGPVTGGGDFRDVRDGDAYAGEIGAAVEHGIIEGSGGSFAPNAALTRAEMAVMVNRAMNAAAAVPGNGGQGNSAAFRDQASIPAWAVNDVSRLVQLNIVQGDHRGRFAAQAPVTRAQAALVLMRTLQTLGFMDKSVE from the coding sequence TTGAAGGATAGAACAATGAAGGCGGTATCGCTGTTTATAGCGGCGGAACTTACGATGGCCTCCCTATTTTCGACAGGCACCGTATTCGCAGACGCGGGAGTCGATCCGTCCCAAACGCACAACGCCCAAGCCCAGCAGGCCGCAGCTCCGATGGCCGCTGATTTTGGCATCACGGAAACAGATTATCCGGAAGCGTATGTGAACGAGCCTTATTCGGTCATGATCGATGTATACGGCGGGCAAGCGCCTTATACTTACGTCGCCGCAGGTTTGCCTGCCGGTTTGTCGATGAACCCGGATACCGGGATCATCGAGGGCGTCCCAGCGCTGGGAGAAGAGGGCGCGCACTCCGTTGAAGTGACGGTTGCCGACAGCTCCCCTGTTCCGTTCACGGCGCGGCGGGCGTTTACGCTTCAGGTACTGGGCTTGCGTCAGGCGCCGGTTTCTATAGCGGACAAGCTCGACATGAGGATGATTGGCCATTATGCTGTCGGCACCTCCAATAAGGATGGCGGCGTAGCGGAAATCGTCAAATACAATAAGGAGAACCGCAAGCTTTATTTGGTCAACGGCTCGACGCAGCCGGCCAGCCTGGAGATCATTTCGCTGGAGGCTAACGGGAGTCTTGTGAAGGATAAGGGAATCGACGTCCAGGCGCTCGCCGAGACGGACGGCTTCAAGTACGGCGATCTGACGAGCGTGGATGTGAATACCGAGAACAAGCGGGTCGCAATCGCGGTCCAGGAGCTGGATCACACGAAGCCCGGCAAAGTGCTCGTACTCGATTACGAGGGCGCTCTGCTGGAAACTTATGAGACCGGCGTTCAGCCGGATATGATCAAATTCACGTCCGATGGGCGTTATATCCTGACGGCCGATGAAGGCGAGCCCCGCACCGAGACCGCTCCCGATCCCGAAGGCAGCATTACGATCGTGGACACGGTTACCCATGAGGTTAGCCATCTAAAATTCGACGATCCGTCAGTCATTGACGATACGGTTCATATCCGCGGCTCTGTTGGTGCGGACGGTCAAATCCGAAGCGCCGGCACCAAGGCGGACGCCATCCGCGATCTCGAGCCGGAGTATATTTCCCTCTCGGAAGACGAAACGACTGCATATGTTTCCCTTCAGGAGAACAATGCGATTGCCGTAGTAGACCTGGCAGCGAAGACGATTCGTTCGGTCAAAGGTCTGGGCTACAAGGATTTCAGCAAGCCGGAACATGCGCTGGATCTGCTGAAGGACGGGCAAATCAAGTTCGAGAACGTTCCGTTCTACGGCATGTACATGCCGGACGGCATCGCGACTTACAGCGTGGGCGGACAGCAGTTTATCGTGTCCGCTAATGAAGGCGACGCAACGGGCTGGGATGAGCGCACCAATGAAAGCAAAGTAGGAGATATGAAGGCCCTGCTTGATCCTTCCTCTCCGGCAGCCCAATTTCTGGCGGATAAAGGAACGACCTACGATAAGGTTGAAGTTGCGAGCGATATGGGCAGCGACGGATTGTATATGTACGGAGCGCGCTCCTTCTCCATCTGGAATGCGGATGACATGTCCCAGGTGTACGACAGCGGCAGCGACTTCGAAAGAATTACGGCAGACCGCTTACCGAAATATTTTAACGCGAGCAACGACAAAAACGAGATGGACGGCCGAAGCTCGAAGAAAGGCCCTGAGCCTGAATATGCAGCCGTCGGCAAGGTCGGAGCGAAAACGCTGGCCTTCATCGGCTTGGAACGCATCGGCGGCGTGATGACTTATGACGTGACGAACCCTTCTGCGCCCGAGTTCCTGAACTATTTCAATACGCGGGACTTCGAGGCGGGGATTACCTCCGACTCCGGTCCCGAGGGCTTGGAGTTTATCCCGGCGTCGGATAGCCTGACCGGGCGGCCGCTGCTGCTCGTAGCGAATGAGGTCAGCGGAACCGTGGCGCTGCTCGAGCTTCAGGTTACCAAAATCACGCTTGACCAAGCCTCGCTGAAGCTGACTGCGGGCGGAGCCGGCGTGGGTCTGAAGGCAGTGGTAGAAGCTTCGAATGGCGGCTCCTCCGAGCTGGAGTGGAGCTCGTCGGATGAAGCGGTTGCGATCGTGGACGCGAGCGGAACGGTGACTCCATTAACTCCGGGGGAAGCCGTGATTACCGTCCGGAGTAAGGACGGCTATGGCTCTGCGGAGGCTAAAGTGACCGTTACGGACGGTCCGGCCGATGAGGAAGGCTGGAAGCTGACGATCATGCATACCAATGATACGCACGCCCATTTGGGCGATGTGGCGAGACGGGCAACACTGGTGAAGCAGGTGCGTGAGGAAGGCGGTAACAGCCTGCTCCTGGATGCAGGTGACGTATTCTCGGGCGACCTGTACTTTACCAAATGGTTCGGTTTGGCCGATCTGGCTTTCATGAATTACATGGGCTATGACGCCATGACGTTCGGCAACCATGAATTTGATCAGGGGACCAAAGCGCTCGCGGAGTTCGTATCCAAGGCACAGTTCCCGCTGGTGAGCGCTAACGTCGATCTCAGCCGGGACGCAGCAATCTCGCATCTTCTCAAGCCGCCGGCCGTCATAGATGCCGCTCAGCCGAAAACGACGGCGAACAGTGGAGTGTACCCTTATGTGACGATGCTGGTGGACGGGCACAAGATCGGCATATTCGGCCTTACGACCGAGGATACGGCCGAAACTTCAAGCCCGGGCAAAGACGTGATCTTCAATGAAGCGGCAGCCTCGGCCAAATCGACGGTCGAAGCGATGGAGAAGGACGGTCTGAACATCATCATTGCCTTGTCGCACCTGGGCTATGCCAAGGACAAGGAGCTGGCTGAAGCCGTTGAGGGCATCGACCTGATCGTCGGCGGACATACCCATACCAAGCTGGATGCCCCCGAAGTTGTGACAGACCGCCGGCACGAGACGCCGACCGTCATCGTGCAGGCGAATGAATGGGGCAAATATCTCGGCCGCGTGGATCTGGAATTTGATGAGCACGGCAATGTGTTGACGGAGGAAGGCAAGGTTGACGGCAAACTGCTGGCGGTCGACGCCAGCGTGGAGGAGGACGAGCAGGCGAAGGCTATGCTGGCTCCTTATAAAGCCGAGCTGGACGAATTAATGAAGCAGGTGATCGGTACGGCTACCGTTAAGCTGGACGGCGAGCGGCAGAATGTCCGCTCGAAGGAGACGAATCTGGGCAATCTGATTGCAGACGGCATGCTCGCCAAAGCTAAAGAGCTTAAAAACGCCGACATCGCGCTGATGAACGGCGGCGGCATTCGCGCCTCCATCGACGAAGGCGAGATTACGATGGGCGAGCTGCGGACCGTGATGCCGTTCGGCAACACTTTGTTTGTCCTGGACCTCACCGGACAGCAGCTGAAGGACGGGCTCGAAAACGGAATCAGCGGCGCCAAGCTGGCGGATCTTCCAGGCAAATTCCCGCAAGTCGCCGGTATGAAGTTTAAATGGGATCCTTCCGCTCTGGCTGGAGACCGGGTGTACGATATTATGATCATGAAGGACGGCAGCTACAAGCCGCTGGTTCCGACCGAGACCTATCGGATGGCGACCAACAGCTTTGTAGCTAACGGCGGAGACGGTTATAAATCCTTTGCCGAAGCGATTGCGGAAGGGAAGTATAACGAGGATCTGGGTTATCCGGATTATGAAATTTTCATGGAGCATGTGAGCAAGCTCGGCGGAACGGTGTCACCGAAAGTAGAGGGGCGGATCACCGAACAGAAGAAACCTGCAAACCCCGGAAACGGAGGCGGGTCGACTGACCCGGCCCCTGGATCCGGCTCCGGCGGCTCGGGAGGCAGCAGCAATGCGCCGTCTGTAACGCCGCCGTCAACGGGCGGAGAAGCAGCGCCGTCCGGTGTCCTTGAGGGGAACGATCTTATCATCAAGGAGGACGGTGCCGTTGATCGGATCACGTTGAAAGAAGAGGCTTGGAACAGAGCGGTAACCGCATTGTCCGGAGAACAGCAGGAGCTGGTCGTGCGTGCTCCTGAAACGAACGGTGCTGCAGAGCTGTCCATTCCGGCAGAATGGGTGAACCGAGCGGCAGCGAAATCGAAGCAGGCGAAGCTGGTGCTGGAAACAGCGTCTGGCGCGATCCGACTTCCGATTGAGGCGCTTAAGGGCGAGGGGAATGTTAGCTTGTCCGTGACGCCTGTTGACAGCGCCGCGGTATCTGCCATGAGCGGCAAGGCCGCTTCCATGGGGGCCAAGCTGGCCGGAAACGGCGGAGCTCGGATCGGCGCAGCAGTAGGGCCGCAAGGCAAGGAGCAGCCGATCAAGGATTTCGGCAAGCTTCCGGTAAGCCGAATCCTGCCGCTCCCGGCAGGCAAGAATCCGGCAGCGGTCACGGCTGCGATCTATGACGAGGGAGCAGGTGTCTTCCGGTTCGTTCCTGCCGTGCAGACGATCTGGCACGGACAGCCTGCCGTCGAAATCAAGCATGCGGGCAGCGGAATTTACACATTGCTGGAATACCGCAAATCGTTTGAAGATCTTAACGGGCACTGGGCCCGCAAGGAAATCGAAGCGATGGCCTCCCGCCTGCTGGTAAACGGCGTCAGCCCGACCTCGTTCGCCCCGGGCAAGGAGATGTCGCGCGCCGAGTTCACGGCACTGCTCGTGCGGGCAATGGGATTGGGTCCGGTTACGGGCGGCGGGGACTTCCGCGACGTTCGCGACGGCGACGCCTATGCAGGCGAGATCGGCGCTGCAGTCGAGCATGGCATCATCGAAGGCAGCGGGGGCAGCTTCGCGCCGAACGCCGCCTTGACCCGCGCCGAGATGGCCGTGATGGTGAACCGTGCGATGAATGCGGCAGCCGCCGTACCTGGGAACGGAGGGCAGGGCAACTCGGCTGCATTCCGGGATCAGGCTTCAATACCCGCCTGGGCGGTGAACGATGTAAGCCGGCTCGTGCAGCTGAACATCGTGCAGGGCGATCACCGCGGTCGATTCGCGGCACAAGCGCCGGTTACCCGCGCGCAGGCTGCTCTGGTCCTGATGCGCACGTTGCAAACGTTGGGTTTTATGGATAAAAGCGTAGAATAA
- a CDS encoding saccharopine dehydrogenase family protein has translation MLKDKIVVIGGYGHVGQMICNDLAHFYPGKVFAAGRSQERAEAFSRATQGRVEPLRIDADAGVDPALLSEVKLVIMCLDQQNSAFVQACIGQGIHYIDLSADYRLLSQVELMHPLAVTHGATVILSVGLAPGMSNLLSLHAKQHLDVTEAIYISLMLGLGDSHGKAAIEWTVDNLRSNFTTMEQGKVIQHTSFADGRKTDFGNGQGSRTAYRFNFADQHILPRTLQVPSISTRLCFDSPFITGLLSRFKRLGGLKLLNIPWIRDAAVKAFASMRIGKPTFALKVDAVGKKQDQPALVECFLQGVHEAEVTAKATAIVARKLYTSHMPHGVFHIEQLFTIDSFDEELKEMAHMSSRLRIGTSPGSDQMTETSS, from the coding sequence ATGTTGAAAGATAAAATCGTCGTCATTGGCGGATATGGTCATGTAGGACAAATGATATGCAACGACCTCGCCCACTTCTATCCCGGCAAAGTCTTCGCTGCAGGAAGAAGTCAAGAGCGGGCCGAAGCATTCAGCCGCGCCACGCAGGGCCGCGTGGAGCCGCTGCGCATCGATGCGGATGCAGGCGTAGACCCCGCGTTGTTGTCCGAAGTGAAGCTGGTCATCATGTGCTTGGACCAACAGAATTCGGCATTCGTTCAAGCCTGTATCGGGCAAGGCATCCATTATATAGACCTTTCGGCGGATTATCGATTGTTGTCTCAAGTGGAGCTGATGCATCCCCTGGCCGTTACTCATGGGGCTACCGTCATCCTCAGCGTCGGTCTTGCACCGGGCATGTCGAATCTTTTATCGCTCCATGCCAAGCAGCATTTGGATGTTACAGAGGCTATCTATATTTCGCTTATGCTGGGTCTCGGAGATTCCCACGGTAAAGCAGCCATTGAATGGACCGTTGATAATTTGCGCTCCAACTTCACGACGATGGAGCAAGGGAAAGTGATACAGCATACCAGCTTTGCCGACGGGCGCAAAACGGATTTCGGCAACGGACAGGGCAGCCGTACAGCATATCGATTCAATTTTGCCGATCAGCATATATTGCCGCGTACGCTCCAAGTGCCCAGCATATCGACACGACTTTGCTTTGACAGCCCCTTCATCACCGGGTTATTATCCCGTTTCAAACGGCTGGGCGGCCTCAAGCTGCTGAATATACCCTGGATTCGGGATGCTGCTGTTAAAGCCTTTGCATCCATGCGGATCGGTAAGCCCACGTTCGCATTAAAAGTCGATGCGGTGGGCAAGAAGCAGGACCAGCCAGCTCTTGTGGAATGCTTCCTGCAAGGCGTTCACGAGGCCGAAGTCACTGCAAAAGCAACTGCAATCGTGGCTAGGAAGCTCTACACTTCCCATATGCCGCACGGTGTCTTTCATATCGAGCAGTTGTTCACCATTGATTCCTTCGACGAAGAACTGAAGGAGATGGCCCATATGTCATCACGGCTTCGCATCGGAACGTCGCCTGGCTCGGACCAGATGACAGAGACCTCAAGCTGA
- the tyrS gene encoding tyrosine--tRNA ligase, whose translation MNIIDELEWRDAINQQTDAEGLRELTNEKSISVYCGVDPTGDSMHIGHLIPFMVLKRFQMAGHRPVILIGGATGTIGDPSGRQTERSLQTLEQVQANVDALTEQMKKLFITEGDNQIRLVNNYDWTKDIGVIEFLRDYGKNFSINTMLAKDVVASRLESGISFTEFSYQILQSLDYLHLYKNFDVQLQIGGSDQWGNITSGLDLIRKKEGAEAKAFGLTIPLMLKADGTKFGKTAGGSIWLDPKKTTPYEFYQFWANTDDRDVVKYLKYFTFLSKEEIEELAHKVETEPHKREAQITLAEEMTRFVHGEEMLEQAKRITAALFSGDIKSLTADEIEQGFKEMPTYEAGPETKNIVDWLVDLGIEPSKRQAREDINNGAISMNGERISDVGHEVTADQAIGGRFIIIRKGKKNYSLVKMS comes from the coding sequence ATGAACATTATCGATGAACTCGAGTGGCGCGATGCCATCAATCAGCAGACGGATGCCGAAGGCCTCCGCGAATTGACGAATGAAAAATCAATCTCCGTATACTGCGGCGTCGACCCGACCGGCGACAGCATGCATATCGGGCATTTGATTCCGTTTATGGTCCTCAAGCGCTTCCAGATGGCAGGACACCGTCCGGTCATTCTGATCGGGGGCGCGACCGGGACGATCGGCGATCCGAGCGGACGCCAAACCGAGCGCTCGCTGCAGACGCTCGAGCAGGTACAGGCCAACGTGGACGCCCTGACCGAGCAGATGAAGAAGCTGTTCATCACCGAGGGCGACAACCAGATCCGGTTGGTGAACAACTACGATTGGACGAAGGACATCGGCGTTATCGAATTTTTGCGCGACTACGGCAAAAACTTCAGCATCAACACGATGCTGGCGAAGGACGTCGTGGCAAGCCGGCTGGAAAGCGGCATTTCCTTCACGGAGTTCTCGTACCAGATTCTGCAGTCGCTGGACTACCTGCATCTGTACAAGAATTTCGACGTGCAGCTCCAGATCGGGGGCTCGGACCAATGGGGCAACATCACAAGCGGCCTTGACCTCATCCGGAAAAAGGAAGGCGCGGAAGCCAAGGCGTTCGGCTTGACGATTCCGCTGATGCTGAAAGCCGACGGCACGAAGTTCGGGAAAACGGCCGGCGGCTCGATCTGGCTCGATCCGAAGAAAACGACGCCGTACGAGTTCTACCAGTTCTGGGCCAACACCGACGACCGTGACGTCGTGAAATACTTGAAGTACTTCACGTTCCTCTCGAAAGAGGAGATCGAGGAGCTTGCCCATAAGGTGGAGACCGAGCCGCATAAACGCGAAGCGCAAATAACGCTTGCCGAGGAAATGACGCGGTTCGTGCACGGCGAGGAGATGCTGGAGCAGGCGAAGCGCATTACCGCAGCGCTGTTCAGCGGCGATATCAAGTCCTTGACGGCCGATGAGATCGAGCAGGGCTTTAAGGAAATGCCGACCTACGAGGCAGGTCCGGAGACGAAAAATATCGTGGATTGGCTGGTCGACCTCGGCATCGAGCCTTCCAAGCGGCAGGCGCGTGAGGATATCAATAACGGCGCCATCTC